Proteins from a genomic interval of Vicinamibacteria bacterium:
- a CDS encoding cytochrome c, whose translation VPSGGIGGDMSFYYNEPKAGNVFVFALDGGGPARVPPGTNLTTIEGSLPRVGEPGHTLGGRVLPGYGFEPTEGGEPLPGASPPLPTEGGTPTQASPFSGDEEAIARGERTYRARCVGCHETGAARGAPLFRTTLSPSRFLEAVAEGREGTLMPSFGSLLTSEQILELHAFVVSRDRLE comes from the coding sequence GTACCCTCCGGCGGCATCGGTGGCGACATGTCTTTCTACTACAACGAGCCCAAGGCGGGTAACGTCTTCGTGTTCGCGCTCGACGGCGGTGGGCCGGCGAGAGTGCCGCCGGGGACGAATCTGACCACGATCGAGGGGAGCTTGCCCCGGGTCGGAGAACCGGGCCATACGCTCGGCGGCCGGGTTCTACCCGGTTACGGTTTCGAGCCGACCGAAGGCGGCGAGCCGTTGCCCGGAGCGTCGCCGCCTCTGCCAACGGAGGGAGGCACGCCGACACAGGCGAGCCCCTTTTCAGGGGACGAAGAGGCCATTGCCCGGGGCGAGCGCACCTATCGGGCGCGATGCGTCGGCTGCCACGAGACGGGCGCGGCCCGGGGAGCACCTCTGTTCAGGACGACACTCAGCCCCTCACGGTTCCTCGAGGCCGTGGCCGAGGGGCGCGAGGGAACTCTCATGCCGTCGTTTGGGTCGCTGCTCACGAGCGAACAGATCCTGGAGCTCCATGCGTTTGTCGTCTCGCGTGACCGCCTGGAGTGA
- a CDS encoding amidohydrolase family protein: protein MLRARVSVASMFAWLCLVVIASGQPEIEHISDAPTRAEGDGPFNRLILRGVTLIDGTGAPPVGPVDIVVEKNRIARIESVGFPGVAIDPALRPKAEPGDKELDLEGHYLLPGFVDLHGHIGGVEQGTPAEYVLKLWMGHGITTICDPSTGNGLDWVLAHKEKSLANTITAPRIEAYPAFGQGHDGPMATTEIARVWVGTIAAKGADGIKFFGARPDIMGAAIDEANKHGLRTTCHHAQLNVAWLDALDSARLGLTSMQHWYGLPEALFEDKTIQHYPLDYNYNNEQHRFVEAGRLWRQAAAPYSDHWSTVMNELIELDFTLSPTFVAYETTRDFMRMARAEWHEEYTLPSLWRFYAPNREKHASYWYYWTTEIEVDWKQNYQLWMTFVNEYKNRGGRVAIGSDSGYSYNLYGFGHIREMELLREAGFHPLEVFRAATLKGAETLGLSEDIGTIEVGKFADMVVVEENPLENIKVLYGTGAVKLDENNDVVRVGGVKYTIKDGIIFDAKKLLADVRRIVAEAKARENFQITQPGRPTPEGSR from the coding sequence ATGCTGCGTGCACGTGTGAGCGTGGCTTCCATGTTTGCTTGGCTCTGTCTTGTCGTGATCGCTTCGGGTCAGCCGGAGATCGAGCACATTTCCGACGCACCGACTCGGGCAGAGGGAGACGGACCCTTCAACCGGCTGATTCTTCGGGGTGTGACCTTGATCGATGGCACCGGGGCGCCCCCCGTGGGTCCCGTCGACATCGTCGTCGAGAAGAATCGTATCGCGCGGATCGAGAGCGTCGGTTTTCCCGGAGTGGCGATCGACCCGGCGCTACGGCCGAAGGCTGAGCCCGGGGACAAGGAGCTGGACCTAGAAGGACACTACCTGCTCCCCGGCTTCGTCGATCTCCACGGGCATATCGGAGGCGTAGAGCAGGGCACGCCAGCAGAGTATGTTCTGAAGCTTTGGATGGGACACGGAATCACTACGATCTGCGACCCCAGCACTGGCAATGGGTTGGACTGGGTGCTGGCGCACAAGGAGAAGAGCCTCGCGAACACGATCACCGCACCGCGCATCGAGGCCTACCCCGCATTTGGTCAGGGCCATGACGGCCCGATGGCAACCACGGAAATCGCGAGAGTGTGGGTCGGGACGATCGCCGCCAAGGGCGCCGATGGGATCAAGTTCTTTGGGGCTCGACCCGACATCATGGGCGCGGCCATCGACGAGGCAAACAAGCACGGTCTTCGCACGACGTGCCACCACGCACAGTTGAACGTGGCCTGGCTCGATGCCCTCGACTCCGCGCGTCTCGGCCTCACCTCCATGCAGCATTGGTACGGGCTTCCGGAGGCGCTGTTCGAAGACAAGACGATCCAGCATTATCCACTCGACTACAACTACAACAACGAGCAGCACCGCTTCGTGGAAGCGGGCCGGCTCTGGCGCCAGGCTGCGGCACCGTACAGCGATCACTGGAGCACCGTGATGAACGAGCTCATCGAGCTCGATTTCACGCTCTCCCCTACCTTCGTAGCCTACGAGACGACCCGTGATTTCATGCGCATGGCGCGTGCGGAATGGCACGAGGAATACACCCTACCGTCGCTCTGGCGCTTCTATGCACCCAATCGCGAGAAGCACGCCTCGTACTGGTACTACTGGACGACCGAAATCGAAGTGGATTGGAAGCAGAACTACCAGCTCTGGATGACGTTCGTTAACGAATACAAGAATCGGGGCGGCCGCGTCGCGATCGGGTCGGATTCGGGCTATTCCTATAATTTGTACGGCTTCGGCCACATTCGCGAGATGGAATTGCTGCGGGAAGCAGGCTTTCATCCGCTCGAGGTCTTTCGTGCCGCCACGCTCAAAGGAGCGGAGACTCTCGGATTGTCCGAAGACATCGGCACGATCGAAGTCGGCAAGTTCGCCGACATGGTCGTCGTGGAGGAGAACCCGCTGGAGAACATCAAGGTCCTCTACGGCACGGGCGCGGTGAAGCTCGACGAGAACAATGACGTCGTCCGCGTTGGAGGCGTCAAATACACGATCAAGGACGGCATCATCTTCGACGCGAAGAAGCTACTCGCCGATGTGAGGCGAATCGTCGCCGAGGCGAAGGCGCGAGAGAACTTCCAGATCACGCAGCCTGGTCGACCCACCCCCGAGGGAAGCCGCTGA
- a CDS encoding amidohydrolase family protein codes for MTRVIDLECYAPAELRDPDYHAVERGRPGTPFPDALDPPAGYGFANYEHVFPGSSTERSPGTDGGMKKLVADMDRAGIEAALLVGTRNSAIAQIHRDYPNRFLTLVVLNPLDGMRAVRELERLVKEDGALGIRVNPLYTCVPANDRRYYPLYAKCVELDLPVRIYTSMNYANDRAYDLGHPRYLDDVAVDFPELRIVAGLSGWPWVADMVGLLRRHPNLYCDTAAHRPRHFATKGSGWEQFLQFGNTLLQDKIMVGLSRALMGRSFEELIAEYQSLPLKESVVEKWLYHNAARFFRLG; via the coding sequence ATGACACGCGTGATCGATCTCGAGTGCTATGCACCGGCGGAGCTGAGAGATCCGGACTATCACGCGGTCGAGCGCGGTCGGCCTGGTACGCCCTTTCCGGACGCTTTGGATCCACCCGCGGGATACGGCTTCGCGAACTACGAGCACGTCTTCCCAGGGTCTTCGACCGAGCGTTCTCCGGGCACCGACGGCGGTATGAAGAAGCTGGTGGCCGACATGGATCGCGCCGGTATCGAAGCAGCGCTTCTCGTCGGTACGCGCAACTCGGCGATTGCGCAGATTCACCGGGATTATCCGAACCGCTTTCTGACCCTGGTCGTGCTCAACCCCCTCGACGGCATGCGTGCGGTGCGTGAGCTCGAGAGATTGGTCAAAGAAGATGGCGCCCTGGGAATCCGCGTCAATCCCCTCTACACCTGCGTGCCCGCGAACGACCGGAGGTACTATCCGCTCTATGCGAAATGTGTCGAGCTCGACCTCCCGGTCCGAATCTACACATCCATGAACTACGCCAACGATCGTGCCTACGATCTCGGGCATCCCCGGTATCTCGACGATGTGGCAGTCGATTTTCCCGAGCTCCGTATCGTCGCCGGACTTTCCGGGTGGCCCTGGGTCGCCGACATGGTCGGTCTGCTGCGCCGGCATCCCAACCTCTATTGCGATACCGCCGCCCATCGGCCGCGTCACTTCGCGACCAAGGGGTCCGGATGGGAGCAATTCCTGCAATTCGGAAACACGCTCTTGCAAGACAAGATCATGGTCGGCCTCTCCCGGGCGCTGATGGGGCGAAGCTTCGAAGAGCTCATCGCGGAGTACCAGAGCCTGCCGTTGAAGGAATCCGTCGTCGAAAAATGGCTCTATCACAACGCGGCACGGTTCTTTCGGCTCGGCTAG